A window of the Radiobacillus deserti genome harbors these coding sequences:
- a CDS encoding YwaF family protein encodes MSAWFGPSIHETFIPFSLSHNLMLALYFIGILWMIMLRKELKLPSTLSQTIRWSFFILLILSEFTYQWWAAVNDVWNLQEHMPLHLCGVASITGMLSLLTYNKRLVRFTFFIGIIPAFLALITPELYYGYDHYRFWKFFIHHIVISWTGLYLILSSSIRITLRSVIQSFMYLVFYACVIGFIINPLLDSNYLYLSNKPTASTPLDLLGSGFSYYINLGLVALTVFLLLYGCYRFFQKKTKAS; translated from the coding sequence TTGTCAGCTTGGTTTGGACCATCCATTCACGAAACTTTTATCCCTTTTAGCTTAAGTCATAATCTTATGCTCGCTCTCTATTTCATCGGTATTTTATGGATGATTATGTTACGTAAGGAGTTAAAGCTTCCTTCCACTCTATCCCAAACAATCCGGTGGAGTTTTTTCATTCTGTTGATACTGTCTGAATTTACATATCAATGGTGGGCAGCAGTCAATGATGTTTGGAATTTACAGGAACATATGCCACTTCATCTTTGTGGAGTTGCCTCGATTACCGGAATGCTTTCTCTTCTTACGTATAATAAAAGACTTGTTAGGTTTACCTTTTTTATCGGGATCATCCCTGCTTTTCTTGCATTGATTACTCCAGAATTATATTACGGCTATGACCATTACCGCTTCTGGAAGTTTTTCATCCACCACATCGTCATATCATGGACTGGCTTATATTTAATCTTATCTAGTTCTATCCGTATTACACTCCGTTCTGTTATCCAATCATTTATGTACTTAGTGTTTTATGCCTGTGTAATTGGATTTATCATTAATCCATTGCTTGACTCTAACTATTTGTACTTGTCGAACAAACCTACTGCTTCTACACCATTAGATTTATTAGGATCTGGATTTTCGTACTATATTAATCTCGGTTTAGTTGCTTTAACCGTGTTCTTGCTCTTATATGGTTGTTATCGATTCTTTCAGAAAAAAACGAAAGCCAGCTAG
- a CDS encoding ABC transporter permease has product MKNFNQFKMMFSAQLKMTLRERQAWFWGIFFPVILMVIFMVIFGGDSNDEFQTEVAVVSEGSNQTSEMLLKQMKQLSVLGIKEEEPVSFQKAKEWVEDGEVDAAIVLPKTAEDTSLKLVVNKEDEQGTTTQAISGILDQFIQQANLAAAGVTPTYKLEFESVSSSTNELDYTDFLLTGMIALAIAQGGLFGMVDMVEMRRKGLIKRLRMTPAKMGIFGLSDMVMRMLFSVIQIVLLSLIGVLIFGAHLYIDFLSLVTVFLLGALSFNAIGYFISSFSKTTEAYMGVANITSFLMMFLSGVFFPIETMPEWIQPVSSILPLTYFAEGLRDSMVYQTGITTSSFWIGIGIIVLWGALSYMIGSLLYKNKSIVATR; this is encoded by the coding sequence ATGAAAAATTTCAATCAGTTTAAAATGATGTTTTCTGCACAATTGAAAATGACTTTACGGGAAAGGCAAGCGTGGTTCTGGGGAATCTTCTTTCCAGTGATTTTAATGGTTATTTTCATGGTGATTTTCGGCGGGGATTCAAATGATGAATTCCAAACAGAGGTCGCAGTTGTAAGTGAAGGGTCGAACCAAACATCCGAAATGCTGCTAAAACAAATGAAACAGCTATCTGTGTTGGGCATAAAAGAAGAGGAACCAGTTAGTTTTCAAAAGGCTAAGGAATGGGTAGAAGATGGAGAAGTGGATGCTGCCATTGTCTTACCGAAAACCGCAGAAGACACATCCTTAAAGTTGGTTGTTAATAAAGAAGACGAACAAGGAACAACGACACAAGCCATTTCCGGAATACTCGATCAATTTATACAACAAGCCAATTTAGCAGCTGCTGGCGTTACACCTACCTATAAATTAGAATTTGAGTCCGTATCTTCCAGTACGAATGAGTTAGACTACACGGATTTCCTTTTAACCGGAATGATTGCTTTAGCCATTGCCCAGGGTGGTCTATTCGGTATGGTGGATATGGTGGAAATGCGAAGAAAAGGCTTAATCAAACGTCTACGAATGACACCTGCTAAAATGGGAATCTTCGGCTTAAGTGATATGGTCATGCGAATGCTCTTTAGTGTCATTCAAATTGTTTTATTATCGCTTATCGGTGTTCTCATCTTTGGTGCTCATCTTTATATTGATTTTCTAAGTCTTGTTACTGTATTTTTACTTGGCGCACTTTCGTTTAATGCCATTGGCTATTTCATTTCCTCGTTTAGTAAAACAACCGAAGCTTATATGGGTGTTGCCAACATTACGAGTTTTCTTATGATGTTTTTAAGCGGCGTCTTCTTCCCCATCGAGACCATGCCGGAGTGGATTCAGCCAGTTTCTAGTATTCTTCCACTCACGTATTTTGCTGAAGGGCTAAGAGACAGTATGGTGTATCAAACAGGCATTACGACTAGCTCGTTCTGGATCGGAATTGGAATTATTGTTCTTTGGGGAGCACTTTCCTACATGATTGGCTCCTTGCTCTATAAAAATAAATCTATTGTTGCGACAAGGTAA
- a CDS encoding ABC transporter ATP-binding protein: MAVLEVKNLKKSFGSIQAVRDISFTVEAGEVFTIIGPNGAGKTTTLEMIEGLVPPDQGDIRYEHLTWEKDADAIKMRIGVQPQSSAMFDLLTSKENLDLFATFYNVARTTEEILEIVNLTDHQHNQVKKLSGGQRQRLAIGLAMISDPDIIFLDEPTTGLDPQARRNIWDIVLQLKKFGKTTILTTHYMDEAEKLSDRVCIVDQGKIVTLDTPAALIERLTLEREVKLSFLDGENAAKEATVVCDNLESVSKVEREGTSLTLWTANPEDALYELFGFTKEKGFKVEQVAIREMSLEDVFISFTGKEWRD; encoded by the coding sequence ATGGCGGTTTTAGAAGTGAAAAACCTCAAAAAATCGTTTGGCTCCATCCAGGCTGTCCGCGATATTAGTTTTACTGTGGAAGCTGGAGAGGTATTTACCATAATCGGGCCAAACGGAGCTGGAAAAACTACTACACTAGAAATGATAGAAGGCTTAGTACCCCCTGACCAAGGAGACATTCGATACGAACATTTAACCTGGGAGAAGGACGCGGATGCGATTAAGATGCGAATTGGCGTACAACCTCAATCGAGTGCGATGTTTGACTTATTGACTTCTAAAGAAAATCTCGATTTATTTGCGACATTTTACAATGTAGCACGTACCACGGAAGAAATTTTAGAGATTGTAAATCTGACCGATCATCAACACAATCAAGTAAAGAAGCTTTCTGGTGGACAGCGGCAACGTTTAGCCATCGGGCTTGCCATGATTAGTGACCCTGACATCATTTTCCTCGACGAACCTACAACTGGTCTAGATCCTCAAGCACGCCGAAACATTTGGGATATTGTGCTTCAACTAAAAAAATTCGGCAAAACAACAATACTTACGACTCATTATATGGATGAAGCTGAAAAATTAAGCGATCGCGTTTGTATCGTCGATCAAGGGAAAATTGTGACCCTAGATACTCCAGCCGCACTTATTGAACGACTCACCCTAGAGCGAGAAGTCAAACTATCCTTCTTAGATGGAGAAAATGCTGCTAAAGAAGCAACCGTAGTTTGCGATAACTTAGAGTCTGTTTCCAAAGTGGAACGAGAAGGTACGTCGTTAACACTTTGGACCGCGAATCCTGAGGATGCACTTTACGAATTATTTGGTTTTACGAAAGAAAAAGGATTTAAGGTCGAGCAAGTAGCAATTCGTGAAATGAGCTTAGAAGACGTCTTTATCTCCTTTACTGGAAAGGAGTGGAGAGATTAA
- a CDS encoding DUF421 domain-containing protein has protein sequence MDFLKDSLLVLGRIATILPLLLFITLFMGKRAIGQLPVFDFLIVVTLGAVVGADIADPKIEHLPTAVAIVGLGILQRIVANWKLKSKRFDKWVTFEPTVIIQDGKMIPENLKRIRYTIDNALEMLREKNIFDINEVELAIVEANGALSVLKKPEKSTATKADVEATNLISAVSFPVIIEGMINQDTLTHFQLEESWLSTQLESNGITQIEDVFLATIDANHSLQVTLKNGVIPAIPPITN, from the coding sequence ATGGACTTCTTAAAAGATTCATTATTAGTGTTAGGAAGAATTGCTACGATTTTACCTCTCCTCCTTTTTATCACTTTATTCATGGGTAAACGCGCGATTGGCCAACTTCCGGTTTTCGATTTCTTAATCGTTGTCACACTAGGTGCGGTTGTAGGGGCAGATATTGCGGATCCGAAAATCGAACATCTTCCAACTGCAGTAGCTATCGTTGGACTTGGCATCCTACAACGAATTGTGGCGAATTGGAAATTGAAAAGCAAACGCTTCGATAAATGGGTCACATTTGAACCAACCGTCATCATTCAAGATGGAAAAATGATTCCAGAAAATTTGAAGCGAATTCGTTACACGATTGATAATGCCTTAGAAATGTTACGTGAAAAGAATATCTTTGATATAAATGAAGTCGAATTGGCAATTGTAGAAGCCAACGGTGCCTTAAGTGTTTTAAAAAAACCTGAAAAATCCACTGCTACTAAAGCAGATGTAGAAGCGACCAATCTCATTTCCGCTGTTTCCTTTCCTGTCATCATAGAAGGGATGATTAATCAAGATACGCTTACCCACTTTCAATTAGAAGAAAGCTGGCTTTCCACTCAATTAGAAAGTAACGGCATTACTCAAATTGAAGATGTCTTTTTAGCCACAATCGATGCAAATCATTCTTTACAAGTGACCTTAAAGAATGGCGTTATCCCAGCCATCCCTCCCATTACAAATTAA
- a CDS encoding DUF4003 family protein — translation MNKREQYVATFLNLKKKMKWRPMNKRSLMLIAATYVIQNKPFDWNRFRMLSDYIKYAASVFSPLKSNHRYVLAAKIDTGYDHPEKAFSSMLEAFEALDRAGFWRNEFSYIAATVLLDEGDNNFLAERARHIYDAMRKEHSFITSNSDYPLAALLAKEEGSVRELIETMEYFYSELNKRGFKKGDALQFLSHILSLDNGINRSILIQRCATILHALEDFGIKRKRMYYPVIGLLAFVNNGESLLPIIQSTWNELNEVEAFIWNEDLNLLMAVNIIVSDQFEQNEIMLTGLTTTIESIVQAQEAASTAAWIGAMGGISSN, via the coding sequence ATGAACAAGAGAGAGCAATATGTTGCTACCTTTCTGAATTTAAAGAAGAAAATGAAGTGGAGGCCTATGAATAAGCGAAGTCTCATGCTGATTGCTGCTACGTATGTGATACAAAATAAACCTTTTGACTGGAATAGATTCCGCATGTTAAGTGACTATATAAAGTATGCAGCGTCCGTTTTTTCACCATTGAAATCTAATCATCGCTACGTACTGGCAGCAAAAATAGATACTGGCTACGACCATCCTGAAAAAGCTTTTTCTTCGATGTTAGAAGCTTTTGAAGCTTTAGATCGTGCCGGATTCTGGAGGAATGAATTTTCTTATATTGCGGCTACAGTTCTACTAGATGAAGGGGACAATAATTTCCTTGCAGAAAGAGCGCGACATATATATGATGCCATGCGTAAAGAACATTCTTTTATAACATCGAACAGTGATTATCCATTAGCAGCATTACTCGCTAAGGAAGAAGGAAGTGTAAGGGAACTAATCGAAACAATGGAGTATTTTTACTCGGAACTGAATAAACGTGGGTTTAAAAAAGGAGATGCCTTGCAATTTCTAAGCCATATCTTATCATTGGATAATGGTATCAATCGGTCTATATTAATCCAACGGTGTGCTACCATTCTACATGCACTAGAAGACTTTGGGATAAAACGAAAACGTATGTACTATCCAGTAATTGGACTACTAGCTTTTGTGAACAATGGAGAAAGCTTACTGCCTATTATCCAATCAACTTGGAACGAGTTAAATGAAGTAGAGGCATTCATTTGGAATGAAGATTTAAACCTGTTAATGGCTGTAAACATTATAGTTAGTGACCAATTTGAGCAGAATGAAATCATGTTAACTGGACTAACAACGACGATTGAATCTATCGTGCAAGCTCAAGAAGCAGCTTCGACAGCGGCATGGATAGGTGCAATGGGAGGAATAAGTAGCAATTGA
- a CDS encoding cupin domain-containing protein produces the protein MMDKVNVTEKFKLFNEHWSPKIVGEVNDAHIKLAKLKGEFEWHYHEKEDEMFFVIKGRLLLRLRDKDIWLEEGEFFIVPRGVEHLPIAKEEVHVLFVEPKTTLNTGTEITERTVTDLPTL, from the coding sequence ATTATGGATAAAGTAAATGTAACTGAAAAATTCAAGCTTTTTAATGAGCATTGGAGCCCGAAAATAGTTGGAGAAGTGAATGACGCGCATATCAAACTGGCCAAACTAAAGGGAGAGTTTGAATGGCATTATCATGAAAAAGAGGATGAAATGTTTTTCGTAATCAAGGGGCGACTACTTCTTAGACTACGAGATAAGGATATTTGGCTAGAGGAAGGTGAATTTTTTATCGTTCCTAGAGGAGTGGAGCATTTACCAATCGCTAAAGAAGAAGTACATGTCCTATTTGTGGAACCGAAAACGACATTAAACACAGGAACTGAGATTACGGAAAGAACCGTTACAGACCTCCCAACACTATAA
- a CDS encoding EAL domain-containing protein: protein MDPLDIIGNLHNVKPVYQPIVSAIRHNVVGYELLGRYFNGEEWVSLSTFFHDDDVPDEFKVDVDQHLLELAIQEFIETEKEGYLCINRSAPQLMVNDGEDLLQTLLQYEEKGFSMKRIVIEVTEHDFDEEFERLSHLLLYYKTYGIQIAVDRIGAKSSNIERLRQLEPHILKIDTRIFRNNSDGFQDVIRSLSILARRIGAAFLFEYIEDDYQLYYAWKHGGRYYQGYYLARPNFELADEETLAVDLGGKVNDYISREKRLIEQRLAYLINWENRVKELLPQWDAKKVDSFIDDITKRFEEESFRMYVCDGNGQQVSSNFRKREADWEKEEDKKGSNWAFRPYFLENMMQMKTWSRGILSDIYSDIETREMIRTFSFPVNDHYFLFIDIRYSFIYENESLLI, encoded by the coding sequence ATGGATCCACTTGATATTATAGGGAATTTACATAATGTTAAACCTGTTTATCAGCCGATTGTAAGTGCGATTCGGCACAATGTAGTTGGCTATGAATTGCTTGGTCGCTACTTCAATGGCGAGGAATGGGTAAGTCTTAGCACTTTTTTTCATGATGACGATGTTCCCGACGAATTTAAAGTAGATGTCGACCAGCATCTGTTGGAATTAGCGATTCAGGAATTTATAGAGACAGAAAAAGAGGGGTATTTATGTATCAATCGTAGCGCGCCACAACTGATGGTGAACGATGGAGAAGATTTGCTTCAAACGCTTCTTCAATATGAAGAGAAGGGATTTTCTATGAAGCGGATCGTCATTGAAGTGACGGAGCATGATTTTGATGAAGAATTTGAACGGTTAAGTCATTTGCTTCTCTATTATAAGACGTATGGCATCCAAATTGCGGTAGACCGAATTGGGGCGAAGAGTTCTAACATTGAGCGTTTAAGGCAGCTCGAACCACATATTCTAAAAATTGATACTCGAATTTTCCGGAATAATTCCGATGGATTTCAGGACGTGATTCGTTCTCTTTCGATCCTAGCACGGCGTATAGGTGCAGCTTTTTTATTTGAATATATTGAGGACGATTACCAATTATATTATGCATGGAAGCATGGTGGTCGTTATTACCAAGGATATTATTTAGCTCGACCAAATTTTGAATTAGCAGATGAAGAGACGTTAGCGGTTGATCTTGGCGGGAAGGTGAATGATTATATTTCCCGGGAAAAGAGGTTAATTGAGCAGCGCTTAGCTTACTTAATTAATTGGGAAAACCGTGTGAAGGAGCTCCTACCACAGTGGGATGCTAAGAAAGTGGATAGCTTTATCGATGATATTACAAAACGATTTGAAGAAGAGAGTTTTCGGATGTATGTTTGTGATGGCAATGGTCAGCAAGTATCCTCTAACTTTCGGAAACGAGAAGCGGATTGGGAAAAAGAAGAGGATAAAAAAGGCTCTAATTGGGCATTCCGTCCGTACTTCTTAGAAAATATGATGCAAATGAAAACATGGAGTAGAGGCATTTTATCGGATATATACTCGGATATCGAAACAAGAGAAATGATTCGAACCTTTAGCTTTCCTGTAAATGATCACTACTTTTTATTTATCGATATCCGCTATTCCTTTATCTATGAAAATGAATCCTTATTAATCTGA
- a CDS encoding RNA polymerase sigma factor, producing MKKYNFSELFEQYRLPLYRYLLQMSRNPETAEELLQETFYRAMVSLKVQNVLQAKAWLFKVARNLYIDWTRKSKSEQRMMERIQVEYQNTSQLGNPERQLEFKDRQRELEELLGMLPERMQTILYLREIHDFSYKELATALSLTESQVKVTLHRARQRFRELDQKQKGGATD from the coding sequence ATGAAGAAATATAATTTTTCGGAGTTATTTGAGCAGTATCGTCTCCCTCTCTATCGGTATTTATTACAAATGAGCAGGAATCCCGAGACGGCGGAAGAACTCTTGCAAGAGACGTTTTATCGTGCCATGGTATCTCTAAAGGTCCAAAATGTTCTACAAGCCAAGGCATGGCTGTTTAAAGTTGCTCGAAACTTGTACATTGATTGGACGAGAAAATCAAAATCCGAGCAACGGATGATGGAGCGTATTCAAGTAGAGTACCAGAATACAAGTCAGCTAGGGAATCCAGAACGACAACTCGAATTCAAAGACCGGCAGCGAGAACTAGAGGAACTGTTAGGAATGCTTCCAGAACGGATGCAGACGATTCTTTATTTAAGAGAAATACACGATTTTAGTTACAAGGAATTGGCTACAGCATTGAGTCTAACCGAGAGTCAAGTAAAGGTAACACTTCACCGGGCAAGGCAAAGATTCCGAGAGTTGGATCAGAAGCAGAAAGGAGGAGCCACAGATTGA
- a CDS encoding anti sigma factor C-terminal domain-containing protein — protein MKEEDVLSEWKEQEELVDKKKAKKMVWKTRLSIGFTVIRTLLLLLLIYFLYMVPVEIFYNISGKGNQFNRIVTTLVETHYPGVEVDKYGARDSAEITSLLTKKTSIPLYQSVGNWDVVIGDVSAKDGLFGKLHYTVDLTKKYVEEDMVPTFFLPPDLMGKPVTGRTGEDPIFKEQIEKIEDGYVAEIAFSTTESMEPEQLRSMLAEYDLSIYQMAVFGGEMNEVEVNYAQSGQFTMISPLLLRPAVEYDEKHQISSSYHDLTNKEALQQSIESFYDDMKWLVEHGNYPNKGIDQKRLAYLNEHEMKVFGAIVTGPIREIEKLKDEEKFHQFQLGGIEVWNWSE, from the coding sequence TTGAAAGAAGAAGATGTGTTGTCAGAATGGAAGGAACAAGAAGAATTAGTGGATAAGAAAAAGGCGAAGAAAATGGTCTGGAAAACAAGGCTATCTATTGGTTTTACTGTAATTCGAACATTATTGTTGCTTTTGTTAATCTATTTTTTGTATATGGTTCCAGTGGAAATTTTCTATAATATATCCGGAAAAGGGAATCAATTTAATCGAATCGTTACGACGTTAGTGGAAACACACTATCCAGGTGTAGAAGTAGATAAGTACGGAGCCCGAGATTCTGCAGAGATTACATCGCTATTAACTAAAAAAACATCCATTCCGTTATATCAAAGCGTCGGGAATTGGGATGTTGTGATAGGCGATGTGTCGGCGAAAGATGGGTTATTCGGAAAGCTTCATTATACGGTTGATTTAACTAAAAAGTATGTAGAGGAAGATATGGTTCCCACTTTTTTTCTTCCTCCAGACCTTATGGGAAAACCGGTAACAGGTAGAACGGGTGAGGATCCAATTTTTAAAGAACAGATTGAAAAAATAGAAGATGGATATGTTGCGGAAATTGCTTTTTCTACTACGGAAAGCATGGAACCAGAACAACTTCGTTCCATGTTGGCAGAATATGATCTTTCTATTTATCAAATGGCAGTATTTGGCGGTGAGATGAATGAAGTGGAAGTAAACTATGCTCAATCCGGTCAGTTTACCATGATTTCTCCGCTTCTTCTCAGACCAGCCGTGGAGTATGATGAAAAACATCAGATTTCTTCTTCTTATCATGATTTAACAAATAAAGAAGCACTACAACAATCCATAGAAAGCTTTTATGATGACATGAAATGGCTAGTAGAACATGGGAACTATCCGAATAAAGGAATCGATCAAAAAAGATTGGCTTATCTAAATGAACATGAAATGAAGGTTTTTGGCGCTATTGTAACGGGACCGATTAGAGAAATAGAAAAGTTAAAGGACGAAGAGAAATTCCATCAATTCCAATTAGGTGGGATTGAAGTGTGGAATTGGTCCGAATAA